The following are encoded together in the uncultured Draconibacterium sp. genome:
- a CDS encoding integrase core domain-containing protein produces the protein MPWKETTIMEEKIEFICEWNSGKYTITELCKGFGISRTTAYRMIQRYEKLGIEGLRMKAKAPINHPNRTNIEIEKRILCLKEKHKHWGAKKIKVLLFNDFPEIQIPSVVTIHNILSRNGMVCPQKRLRRVKPLYPIFDPKDCNEVWSADYKGKFLMGNKKYCHPLTIADSKSRFLFTAKAHYKENYKSVKEEFTRVFRKFGLPKQVHTDNGIPFGSVSAIQRFTTLSYWFIDLGILPVFSDPAHPEQNGRHERMHRDLKAACAAPSAYDLRAQQRRLNSFVREYNNLRPHEALEMRTPVREHQFSDIPFPEKIKPYVYPAHMKTMNVSKSGAMRWKAYYWVYMSSGLIGKQVAAEEIGNGVWKVFYRNVFLGYFNEKDIRDKQNITRLSTNLV, from the coding sequence ATGCCTTGGAAAGAAACAACTATTATGGAAGAAAAAATTGAATTTATTTGTGAATGGAACTCCGGGAAGTATACCATCACAGAGTTGTGTAAAGGATTCGGAATATCCCGGACAACTGCGTACAGGATGATACAGCGCTACGAAAAACTTGGGATTGAGGGCCTCCGGATGAAGGCTAAAGCACCCATAAACCACCCCAACCGGACAAACATAGAAATAGAAAAAAGAATTCTATGTTTAAAGGAAAAACATAAACATTGGGGTGCTAAAAAAATAAAGGTATTGTTGTTTAACGACTTTCCTGAAATCCAAATCCCATCGGTGGTTACCATTCACAACATATTGTCCAGGAATGGCATGGTATGCCCTCAAAAGCGTTTACGAAGGGTGAAGCCCCTGTACCCGATTTTCGACCCGAAAGACTGCAACGAAGTCTGGAGTGCCGATTACAAGGGTAAGTTTTTAATGGGCAATAAAAAATACTGTCACCCGCTGACCATTGCCGATTCTAAAAGCCGCTTCCTGTTTACGGCCAAGGCGCATTACAAAGAAAACTACAAGTCAGTAAAAGAGGAGTTTACAAGGGTTTTCAGAAAGTTCGGGTTGCCCAAACAGGTACATACCGACAACGGGATCCCCTTTGGCTCCGTTTCCGCCATCCAGCGCTTTACAACCTTATCGTACTGGTTTATCGACCTGGGCATCCTGCCCGTGTTTTCAGACCCGGCGCACCCCGAACAAAACGGAAGGCACGAACGAATGCACCGCGACCTGAAAGCGGCCTGTGCAGCCCCTTCGGCTTACGATTTAAGGGCACAACAGCGAAGACTGAACTCATTTGTCAGGGAATACAATAACCTCAGGCCTCATGAGGCTTTAGAGATGAGAACGCCTGTGCGTGAACATCAGTTTTCTGACATCCCTTTCCCCGAAAAAATTAAACCCTATGTCTATCCCGCACACATGAAAACAATGAATGTGTCTAAAAGCGGGGCAATGCGTTGGAAGGCTTATTACTGGGTGTACATGTCCAGTGGATTGATAGGTAAACAAGTTGCTGCTGAAGAAATTGGCAACGGTGTTTGGAAAGTATTTTACCGTAATGTATTTTTAGGTTACTTTAATGAGAAAGATATTCGTGATAAACAAAATATTACAAGGCTGAGCACTAATTTAGTGTAA
- a CDS encoding HD domain-containing protein produces the protein MENTTLKSDIAKNILESNLKREHKTFSKNACFSNYAIRFGNETIPDRVNIRPSFFHDTDKIIHSLAYTRYIDKTQVFYLFENDHITHRVLHVQLVSKIARVIGRALSLNEDLIEAIALGHDLGHVPYGHDGERKLNELLHSETSEYFCHNAQSVRALQLLEQKGKGLNLTLQVLDGILCHNGELMLDQYNPDYKKTKEKFLEEYENCWKIEKFSKDIISMTLEGCVMRISDVIAYIGRDLEDAIILGLIERNDIPQSIVETIGNTNAQIINNLALDIINNSFQKKYIKLSKEKYDALNAFYEFSKEAIYQNPKKSHQDDKIKNMFNVLFERYLKDLKADNTKSTIIKYYLKSMSDDYREKTSNPKIVCDYIAGMTDDYFNKEFQNVMIPQSFGYKV, from the coding sequence ATGGAAAACACTACTTTAAAATCAGATATCGCAAAAAATATTTTAGAAAGCAATCTTAAGAGAGAGCATAAAACGTTTTCTAAAAATGCTTGTTTTAGCAATTATGCAATAAGATTTGGTAATGAAACCATTCCTGATAGAGTAAATATTCGACCATCATTTTTTCACGACACCGATAAAATAATTCATTCTCTAGCTTATACAAGATATATTGACAAAACACAAGTTTTCTACTTATTCGAAAATGACCATATCACACATAGAGTTTTGCATGTTCAATTAGTCTCGAAAATTGCCAGAGTCATTGGAAGAGCCTTATCATTGAACGAAGATTTAATTGAAGCAATAGCACTTGGACATGACTTAGGGCACGTTCCATATGGACATGACGGGGAAAGAAAACTTAACGAATTACTACACAGTGAGACCAGTGAATATTTCTGTCATAACGCTCAAAGTGTTCGAGCATTACAACTCCTTGAACAAAAAGGCAAAGGTTTAAACTTAACATTACAAGTTTTGGATGGAATACTGTGCCACAATGGAGAATTAATGCTAGACCAATATAATCCTGATTATAAAAAAACTAAAGAAAAATTTCTGGAAGAATATGAAAATTGCTGGAAAATTGAAAAATTCAGTAAAGACATAATATCCATGACTTTGGAAGGTTGTGTAATGAGAATTTCCGATGTTATCGCTTATATTGGTAGAGATTTGGAAGATGCAATAATCCTAGGATTAATCGAACGAAATGATATTCCACAATCTATTGTTGAAACCATTGGAAACACAAATGCTCAAATCATTAATAATCTTGCTCTTGACATTATTAATAATAGCTTCCAAAAAAAATATATCAAGTTGTCAAAAGAAAAATACGATGCATTGAACGCATTCTATGAATTCTCCAAAGAAGCTATTTATCAAAATCCCAAAAAATCACATCAGGACGATAAAATTAAAAATATGTTTAATGTATTATTTGAGAGATACCTTAAAGACCTCAAAGCTGATAATACAAAATCAACAATAATAAAATATTACTTAAAGAGTATGTCGGATGATTACAGAGAAAAAACTTCTAATCCAAAAATAGTCTGTGATTATATTGCAGGTATGACTGATGATTATTTTAATAAAGAATTTCAGAATGTAATGATTCCGCAAAGTTTTGGATATAAAGTATAA
- a CDS encoding Fic family protein, translating to MKPPYEITNKILNLIASISEKIGEVNAAHLNKPPTELRKRNRIKTIQSSLEIEGNTLTVEQITDLLENKSIIAPKKDILEVKNAISVYNQINKFKVYDLKSLCKAHEILMKDLIDNPGKLRTSSVGIVKGSDIAHIAPPGEMVFSLMTDLFKYLKSDDDLILIKSCVFHYEFEFIHPFLDGNGRMGRLWQTMILKEHSPIFEFLPIESLVKAKQQDYYNVLGKSDNQGSSTSFIEFMLEIIKDALEDLLKIQNVTLTNNDRILNFKEIIGTKEFSRQDYLRAFKNISQATASRDLKIAVENEVLEKYGDKRTTKYKYK from the coding sequence ATGAAACCACCATACGAAATAACAAATAAGATTTTAAACTTAATTGCTTCTATTTCAGAGAAAATTGGAGAAGTAAATGCTGCACATTTAAATAAACCTCCGACAGAATTAAGAAAAAGGAATCGGATTAAAACTATTCAATCTTCACTCGAAATTGAAGGAAACACTTTGACTGTTGAGCAAATTACTGACTTGCTTGAAAACAAAAGTATTATTGCTCCAAAAAAAGATATTTTAGAAGTTAAAAATGCAATCAGTGTTTATAATCAAATAAACAAATTCAAAGTCTACGATTTAAAATCGTTGTGCAAAGCGCATGAGATTCTGATGAAAGATTTGATTGACAATCCAGGAAAACTTCGAACAAGTTCGGTTGGAATTGTAAAAGGAAGCGATATCGCACACATTGCACCTCCCGGAGAAATGGTCTTTTCGTTAATGACAGATTTATTTAAATATCTAAAAAGCGATGATGATTTAATACTGATAAAAAGTTGTGTATTCCATTATGAATTTGAATTCATTCATCCTTTTTTAGATGGAAACGGCAGAATGGGACGACTTTGGCAAACAATGATTTTAAAAGAACACTCTCCCATTTTTGAATTTCTTCCAATTGAAAGTTTAGTAAAAGCAAAGCAACAAGATTATTACAATGTTCTAGGAAAATCAGATAATCAGGGAAGTTCAACTTCATTTATTGAATTCATGCTTGAAATTATAAAAGATGCGCTTGAAGATTTACTAAAAATTCAAAACGTGACTTTAACCAATAATGACAGAATTCTAAATTTTAAAGAAATCATCGGAACAAAAGAGTTTTCAAGACAAGATTATTTAAGAGCGTTTAAAAATATATCGCAAGCTACTGCAAGCAGAGATTTAAAAATCGCAGTGGAAAATGAAGTTTTAGAAAAATATGGAGATAAAAGAACAACAAAATATAAATACAAATAA
- a CDS encoding COR domain-containing protein, producing the protein MVQYLKYIKELESRLNTRFQRKVYFDDVIGISKPKSYDIDDFGNITEIVIKQANLKEIPDIIFELTELKKINLIGNSIKEIPSQIIGLTKLEEIIISYNDLLKIHPSISEIKSLKKLDVSNNNSIDIPPEIIDKGSKATITYLKSLDIEEKKPLNEIKLILVGDGGAGKTSLVKRIIGQKFNKNEPKTHGINIKPWRLQNNSKSIKVNFWDFGGQQIMHATHQFFLSKRCVYLLVLDGRKDEEAEYWLKHVQSFGGDSPIIIVLNKIDEHPAYDLNRNFLSVKFENIIDFVKVSCKDGTGVNSLLNIIEETICTVQHLNTKWANSWFRVKKELETLDVPHISIDEYNTLCEIEQINSNEKEVLLDFLHDLGIILHFDDFYLDDINILDPEWITEAVYKIINSKELAINKGVIELELIKLLLSEKRKSKYNYSRNKIKYIIELMKKFELCYFINPTTILIPDLLDIQEPKLDIKIDNEIKFILKFDFLPKSILPRFIVRMNQDIYNNMIWRTGAILYCNQFKSFAIIKADYRESLISLNISGELVRDYMSAIRKSLKDIVDTFKKLDLKELVPLPDNDSISLEYDDLIGYEVMGKNDYIVGKLRRTYKIDKLLNGIEKPEERKMNNKNQTNYHFHGNQKVVQTGNKSIANYNENSLDEKIIQLINEIQKHEIKDKDSLINELSKSEILDDKGKFNKVLGNIISNAANISSIVSMATSLLG; encoded by the coding sequence ATGGTACAATATCTGAAGTATATAAAAGAGCTTGAAAGTAGACTTAATACGAGGTTCCAACGGAAAGTTTATTTTGATGATGTAATCGGTATAAGTAAACCAAAATCATACGACATTGATGATTTTGGTAATATTACTGAAATTGTAATCAAACAAGCTAACCTTAAAGAAATTCCGGATATAATTTTTGAATTAACAGAGCTAAAAAAAATTAATTTAATTGGCAATTCAATAAAGGAGATACCATCACAGATTATAGGATTAACAAAACTTGAAGAGATTATTATTTCCTACAACGACCTACTTAAAATACACCCTTCAATTTCTGAAATTAAATCACTAAAAAAATTAGATGTTAGTAATAATAATTCAATTGACATCCCCCCAGAGATAATTGACAAAGGCTCTAAGGCTACAATTACGTATCTTAAATCTCTGGATATTGAAGAAAAAAAGCCACTAAATGAGATAAAACTAATTTTAGTTGGTGACGGGGGAGCTGGAAAAACTTCTCTGGTCAAACGTATTATAGGTCAAAAATTTAATAAAAATGAACCTAAAACGCATGGTATAAATATTAAGCCTTGGAGACTACAAAACAACTCGAAATCTATTAAGGTTAATTTTTGGGACTTTGGAGGTCAACAAATTATGCATGCTACACATCAATTTTTCCTTTCAAAAAGGTGTGTATATCTATTAGTACTTGATGGTAGAAAAGATGAAGAGGCTGAATACTGGTTAAAACATGTACAAAGCTTCGGGGGTGATTCTCCAATAATTATTGTTTTAAACAAAATAGATGAGCATCCTGCATATGATTTAAATCGAAACTTTCTAAGTGTAAAATTTGAGAATATTATTGATTTTGTTAAGGTTTCATGTAAAGATGGCACAGGAGTAAATTCACTGCTCAACATAATTGAAGAAACGATTTGTACTGTTCAACATTTAAACACTAAATGGGCGAATAGTTGGTTTAGAGTTAAAAAGGAGCTTGAAACTCTTGATGTTCCACATATTTCAATAGATGAATACAATACGTTGTGCGAAATAGAACAAATCAACTCTAACGAAAAAGAAGTACTGCTTGATTTTCTTCACGATTTAGGTATTATCCTGCACTTTGACGATTTCTATTTAGATGATATCAATATATTGGATCCTGAGTGGATAACTGAAGCTGTCTATAAAATTATTAATTCAAAGGAATTAGCCATTAATAAAGGAGTCATTGAGCTTGAATTAATAAAATTGTTATTGTCTGAAAAGCGAAAAAGCAAATACAATTATTCAAGAAATAAAATAAAATACATAATTGAGTTAATGAAGAAATTTGAATTATGCTATTTTATTAACCCGACAACTATCCTAATACCTGACCTTTTAGATATCCAAGAGCCAAAACTCGATATTAAAATAGACAATGAAATAAAATTCATTCTAAAATTCGACTTTTTACCGAAATCAATACTTCCACGGTTTATTGTAAGAATGAATCAAGATATTTATAATAATATGATTTGGAGGACAGGAGCAATATTATACTGCAATCAATTTAAATCATTTGCAATTATTAAGGCAGATTATCGTGAATCTTTAATTAGCTTAAATATTTCAGGAGAATTAGTTAGGGACTACATGTCAGCAATTAGAAAAAGCTTAAAAGATATAGTTGATACATTTAAAAAACTTGATTTAAAGGAGTTAGTTCCTCTTCCAGATAATGACTCTATTTCTCTTGAATATGATGACTTAATAGGATATGAGGTCATGGGTAAAAATGATTATATCGTTGGAAAGTTGAGAAGAACATATAAAATTGATAAATTACTTAATGGTATTGAAAAACCGGAGGAAAGAAAAATGAACAATAAAAATCAAACAAATTATCATTTCCATGGTAATCAAAAAGTAGTTCAAACTGGAAATAAAAGTATCGCAAACTACAATGAAAATTCATTGGATGAAAAAATCATTCAACTAATCAATGAAATACAAAAACATGAAATAAAGGATAAAGATTCATTAATTAATGAGCTGAGCAAGTCAGAGATATTAGATGACAAAGGTAAGTTTAATAAAGTTCTGGGAAACATAATAAGTAACGCTGCAAATATTTCGTCAATTGTTTCAATGGCAACATCATTGTTGGGTTAG
- the ltrA gene encoding group II intron reverse transcriptase/maturase — protein sequence MNLWNETKSVPISKTMVWEAYKKVKANKGSAGVDQISMEEFDADRSKHLYKLWNRMASGSYFPPPVKEVEIAKKDGKTRKLGIPTISDRVAQMVVKDYLEPRFESIFSDNSYGYRPKRNAHQALAMVRENCRLTNWVIDLDIKGFFDNINHEKLLTALKKHTSENWCLFYIKRWLNVPVLKKSGELVQKQGKGTPQGGVISPLLANLFLHYAMDKWLELKHKAVSFVRYADDAIIHCKSKAHAEWLLRKLCERLNACGLELHPEKTKLIYCRDYRRHGDHPIVKFDFLGYSFQPRTTKSPKTGKLFLGYDCAISINSKKRIADKMEELDIVGLTYKSIVGVAQFLNPYIRGWINYFGKFRKHELNPIFQLLRKRIVRWVRRRYKRYKTSVNRAYKWFETVRKQFPMLFYHWQIGLCG from the coding sequence ATGAATTTATGGAATGAGACAAAATCAGTACCTATAAGCAAAACCATGGTATGGGAAGCTTATAAGAAAGTTAAGGCCAACAAAGGAAGTGCAGGCGTTGACCAAATCAGCATGGAAGAATTTGATGCTGACAGGTCGAAACACTTGTACAAACTTTGGAACCGCATGGCGTCGGGCAGTTATTTCCCTCCTCCTGTTAAAGAAGTTGAGATAGCTAAGAAAGACGGTAAAACCCGAAAACTTGGAATCCCAACAATCTCCGACAGGGTAGCACAAATGGTTGTAAAAGATTACTTAGAGCCGAGATTCGAGTCAATATTCAGTGATAATTCGTACGGTTATCGTCCAAAGCGTAATGCCCATCAGGCACTTGCAATGGTACGTGAGAATTGTAGGTTGACAAACTGGGTAATCGACCTCGATATAAAAGGTTTCTTTGACAACATCAACCATGAGAAATTATTGACTGCCTTAAAGAAACACACAAGCGAAAATTGGTGCTTATTTTACATTAAACGATGGTTGAATGTGCCAGTGCTAAAGAAATCAGGAGAACTGGTTCAAAAGCAGGGCAAAGGAACGCCACAGGGAGGTGTAATAAGCCCTTTATTAGCCAACTTGTTTCTGCATTACGCCATGGATAAATGGCTTGAACTAAAGCATAAAGCGGTGAGTTTTGTTCGCTATGCCGACGACGCAATAATTCACTGTAAGAGCAAAGCCCATGCAGAATGGCTGCTAAGAAAATTATGTGAACGGCTTAATGCTTGTGGTTTGGAGTTGCACCCTGAAAAGACAAAACTTATATACTGTCGTGATTATCGCCGTCATGGCGACCATCCGATAGTTAAGTTCGATTTTCTTGGTTATTCTTTTCAACCACGCACAACCAAATCACCTAAGACAGGAAAACTGTTCCTTGGATACGATTGTGCAATTAGTATTAATTCGAAGAAACGTATTGCAGACAAAATGGAAGAATTGGATATTGTTGGTTTAACTTACAAAAGCATTGTAGGCGTCGCCCAGTTTTTAAACCCGTACATTCGGGGTTGGATAAACTACTTTGGTAAGTTCAGGAAACACGAATTGAATCCAATCTTTCAACTACTGCGAAAGCGCATCGTGCGCTGGGTTAGAAGAAGGTATAAACGTTATAAAACCAGTGTAAACCGTGCCTATAAATGGTTCGAAACTGTAAGGAAACAATTTCCTATGCTGTTTTACCATTGGCAAATAGGATTATGTGGATAA